In Exiguobacterium sibiricum 7-3, a genomic segment contains:
- the speB gene encoding agmatinase, whose amino-acid sequence MRFDEAYSGKVFIASQPTHEDAKGVLYGMPMDWTVSFRPGSRFGPARIREVSLGLEEYSPYLDGDIADAKLFDAGDIPLPFGNAQKSLDMIEEYVDSLLTAGKFPLGMGGEHLVTWPVVKAFDKHYDDFVVLHFDAHTDLRDSYEGEPLSHSTPLKKIANLIGPENCYSFGIRSGMKEEFDWAKTSGYNLFKYEIVEPLKAVLPKLAGKKVYVTIDIDVLDPSAAPGTGTQEIGGVTTKELLEVVHMIARADVDVIGADLVEVCPAYDQSDMTAIAAAKVLREMMIGFIK is encoded by the coding sequence ATGCGATTTGATGAAGCTTACTCAGGTAAGGTATTTATCGCGAGTCAACCGACTCACGAAGATGCAAAAGGTGTATTGTACGGTATGCCGATGGACTGGACGGTCAGTTTCCGTCCCGGTTCACGATTTGGTCCAGCCCGGATCCGTGAAGTGTCACTCGGACTCGAAGAATACAGTCCGTATCTCGACGGTGACATTGCGGATGCGAAATTGTTTGATGCCGGCGATATCCCGTTGCCATTCGGCAATGCCCAAAAGTCGCTCGACATGATCGAAGAATACGTCGATTCGTTGCTGACGGCAGGGAAATTCCCGCTTGGTATGGGGGGAGAACACCTCGTCACATGGCCGGTCGTCAAAGCGTTCGATAAACATTATGATGATTTTGTTGTGTTGCACTTTGATGCACATACGGATTTACGCGATTCGTATGAAGGAGAGCCGTTGTCGCACTCGACACCACTCAAAAAAATCGCGAACTTGATTGGACCGGAAAACTGTTATTCGTTCGGCATTCGTTCAGGAATGAAAGAAGAGTTTGACTGGGCTAAGACGTCTGGTTACAACTTGTTTAAATACGAAATCGTCGAACCGTTAAAAGCTGTTTTACCGAAGCTTGCCGGTAAAAAGGTTTACGTGACGATCGATATCGATGTGCTCGATCCGTCGGCGGCACCGGGAACCGGGACGCAGGAAATCGGCGGCGTGACGACAAAGGAATTACTTGAAGTCGTCCATATGATTGCACGGGCGGATGTCGACGTCATCGGAGCCGATCTCGTCGAAGTTTGTCCGGCGTATGATCAGTCTGACATGACAGCAATCGCGGCTGCCAAGGTCTTGCGTGAAATGATGATTGGATTTATCAAGTAA
- the speE gene encoding polyamine aminopropyltransferase — MEQKLKLWFTEHQTEDYGITFRVNHVYESEQTEFQRLEMVETDEFGTMLLLDGMVMTTDRDEFVYHEMVAHVPLFTHPNPKSVLVVGGGDGGVIREVLKHPSVEKAVLVEIDGKVIEYSKKYLPNIAGGLDDARVEVIVGDGFMHIAEAVNEYDVIMVDSTEPVGPAVNLFTKGFYSGISKALKEDGIFVAQSDNPWFTPDLIRDVQRDVKEIFPITKLYIANVPTYPSGLWTFTIGSKKHDPLAVAPERFHDIETKYYTPELHTAAFALPKFVKDLTI; from the coding sequence ATGGAACAAAAATTAAAGTTATGGTTCACGGAACACCAAACGGAAGATTACGGTATCACATTCCGTGTCAACCACGTTTATGAGAGCGAACAAACGGAGTTTCAACGCCTGGAGATGGTTGAGACGGACGAGTTCGGTACAATGTTGTTACTTGACGGAATGGTCATGACGACAGATCGTGATGAGTTTGTCTATCACGAAATGGTCGCACACGTTCCACTCTTTACGCACCCGAACCCAAAATCAGTTTTGGTCGTGGGTGGAGGAGACGGCGGAGTCATCCGTGAAGTCTTAAAACACCCATCGGTTGAGAAGGCGGTTCTTGTCGAAATCGACGGAAAAGTCATCGAATACTCGAAAAAATATTTACCGAACATTGCAGGCGGTCTTGACGACGCACGTGTTGAAGTCATCGTGGGAGACGGGTTCATGCATATCGCAGAAGCTGTTAATGAATATGATGTCATCATGGTCGATTCGACAGAACCGGTCGGTCCAGCGGTCAACCTGTTCACAAAAGGATTCTACTCTGGAATCTCGAAAGCATTAAAAGAGGACGGTATTTTCGTCGCACAGTCGGATAACCCATGGTTCACACCGGACTTGATCCGTGATGTTCAACGCGACGTCAAAGAAATCTTCCCGATCACAAAACTTTACATTGCCAACGTTCCGACGTATCCGAGTGGTCTGTGGACATTTACGATTGGATCGAAAAAACATGATCCTCTCGCTGTCGCACCAGAACGTTTCCACGATATCGAAACGAAATACTATACACCGGAACTTCATACAGCTGCATTCGCGCTACCGAAGTTCGTCAAAGATTTAACGATTTAA
- a CDS encoding metallophosphoesterase, giving the protein MRLRKKWFIPLGIIALSSLFLYRENNQIDTTAVTVQSDKLPAAFNDYTILQIADLHGKSFGSRQKVLLKKVNKLKPDLILMTGDLIDSRRNGEEEALLLMKQLTPDYPVYFVTGNHEVRLNLTILPKLERLGVTVLRNTSVPLERSGQFIELLGIDDPTTTRWSEGLQEPDGIRKSLDQAQSTADTRAFQLLMAHRPEYLPLYAERKVDLVLSGHAHGGQIRLPFTDGMYAPGQGFFPELTAGQHVMENTRLIISRGLGNSLFPFRIFNHPELIVVTLRT; this is encoded by the coding sequence TTGCGGCTCAGAAAAAAATGGTTCATTCCACTCGGAATTATCGCTCTCAGCAGCTTGTTTTTGTACCGGGAAAACAATCAAATCGACACGACGGCAGTAACAGTCCAATCGGATAAACTACCTGCCGCGTTTAATGATTATACGATTTTACAGATCGCCGATCTCCATGGTAAATCATTTGGTTCCCGTCAAAAGGTTCTTTTGAAAAAAGTAAATAAACTAAAGCCGGATCTCATTTTAATGACCGGTGACTTGATTGATTCAAGACGGAATGGAGAAGAAGAAGCACTCCTGCTCATGAAACAACTGACTCCTGACTATCCGGTTTATTTCGTGACAGGCAATCATGAAGTCCGTCTGAATTTGACGATTTTACCGAAGCTTGAACGCCTCGGCGTCACTGTCCTTCGAAATACGTCTGTTCCGCTCGAACGAAGCGGTCAGTTCATTGAGTTACTTGGAATTGATGATCCGACGACGACCCGTTGGAGTGAAGGTCTGCAGGAGCCGGACGGTATCCGAAAGAGCCTCGATCAAGCCCAGTCGACCGCCGATACCCGTGCTTTCCAATTGTTGATGGCACATCGTCCGGAGTATTTGCCGTTGTATGCGGAACGGAAAGTTGATTTGGTATTATCCGGTCATGCCCATGGCGGACAGATCCGTCTACCGTTCACAGACGGGATGTATGCACCGGGTCAAGGATTTTTCCCTGAGTTGACAGCCGGACAGCATGTGATGGAGAACACACGGCTGATCATCAGTCGCGGGCTCGGCAACAGCTTATTTCCGTTTCGAATTTTTAATCATCCCGAGTTGATTGTCGTGACGTTACGCACGTGA
- a CDS encoding NAD(P)H-dependent oxidoreductase gives MNHDQTKQQIIDAFQFRHATKSFDSTKKITEEDFSFILETARLSPSSFGYEPWNLLVIQNEAVRNEIRDVAWGAQGQLPTASHYVIFLARTGKQMQPDGEHVTHMMDLLGLSEEAKAGRTKRYGLFLEEDFKIGDNEKAMADWSAKQAYIALGNMMSTAAQIGIDSCPIEGFDQQAVEQILERHGVLDRSVFTVPVMVAFGYRADEPKRAKQRRCLDEIVTVVD, from the coding sequence ATGAATCACGATCAAACAAAACAACAGATTATCGATGCTTTTCAGTTCCGTCATGCGACCAAATCATTTGATTCAACAAAAAAAATAACAGAAGAAGATTTTTCATTTATTTTAGAGACGGCACGTCTTTCACCGAGCTCTTTCGGATACGAACCGTGGAATCTGCTCGTCATTCAAAACGAAGCCGTTCGAAATGAAATTCGGGACGTTGCCTGGGGAGCACAAGGTCAATTGCCGACGGCGAGCCACTATGTCATTTTCCTTGCCCGGACAGGGAAACAGATGCAACCGGACGGGGAACATGTGACGCACATGATGGATCTGTTAGGTCTGTCGGAGGAAGCAAAAGCCGGTCGCACAAAACGATACGGTCTGTTCCTCGAAGAAGATTTCAAGATTGGGGATAATGAAAAGGCGATGGCGGATTGGTCTGCGAAACAGGCCTATATCGCACTTGGAAACATGATGTCGACCGCAGCGCAAATCGGAATCGACTCTTGTCCGATTGAAGGATTTGATCAACAGGCAGTGGAACAAATTCTGGAACGGCACGGTGTGCTCGACCGATCGGTTTTCACCGTACCTGTCATGGTTGCATTTGGCTATCGGGCGGATGAACCGAAACGAGCGAAACAGCGTCGGTGCCTGGATGAAATCGTCACGGTCGTCGACTAA
- a CDS encoding Lrp/AsnC family transcriptional regulator — MNSLDLKIIKSLMQDARIKWSTLAKQVGLSAPATADRVQRLQDQGIIRRFETVLDPALLGYDLGAFVAVSLERPEHRDPFLQRVQELPYILECHHIAGEDDYLLKIRCRNTEELDDIITNHIKSLHGISRTKTTIIMRTLKESTALPLLPED, encoded by the coding sequence ATGAATTCATTAGATTTGAAGATAATTAAGTCACTTATGCAAGATGCCCGCATCAAGTGGTCGACGCTTGCCAAACAGGTTGGCTTATCCGCTCCTGCTACGGCTGATCGTGTTCAACGCCTGCAAGATCAAGGAATCATCCGGCGGTTCGAGACAGTTCTCGATCCGGCTCTTCTCGGTTACGACCTTGGTGCATTCGTCGCCGTCTCCTTGGAGCGTCCCGAACACCGTGATCCATTTTTGCAACGAGTCCAAGAGTTGCCCTATATCCTCGAATGTCATCATATCGCCGGCGAAGATGACTACCTGCTCAAAATCCGTTGTCGCAATACAGAAGAACTGGACGACATCATCACGAACCACATCAAAAGTTTACATGGCATCTCCCGGACGAAAACGACGATCATCATGCGGACATTAAAAGAATCGACGGCTTTGCCGCTGCTTCCGGAGGATTGA
- a CDS encoding YwhD family protein, whose product MEKKINFNIISDNSTDGHGGFGVGTLSLNSMSPVIISPEDGEAYIDMGAMHAKAAIEKRIKFTTDKADSPNGKLYWIVWVTVGRKPEGFYYGGVAACDLLVDVEARRGFKILADHVNKMDKSLKGRIVVDHMDETSKHLLRDFLQTHKPEMWENAEPELHEALA is encoded by the coding sequence ATGGAAAAGAAAATCAACTTCAATATCATTTCAGATAACTCAACGGACGGGCATGGTGGATTTGGTGTCGGTACACTTAGTCTGAACAGCATGTCACCTGTCATCATCTCGCCGGAAGACGGCGAAGCCTACATCGATATGGGTGCCATGCATGCGAAAGCAGCAATCGAGAAACGGATTAAATTCACGACGGACAAGGCGGATTCCCCAAACGGAAAGCTGTACTGGATCGTTTGGGTGACGGTTGGACGGAAACCGGAAGGCTTTTATTACGGTGGCGTTGCAGCATGTGACCTGTTAGTCGATGTCGAAGCACGGCGCGGCTTTAAGATTTTAGCGGATCATGTCAATAAGATGGATAAATCGTTAAAAGGACGGATTGTCGTCGATCATATGGATGAGACATCAAAACACTTGTTGCGTGATTTCCTGCAGACACACAAACCGGAGATGTGGGAAAATGCTGAACCAGAATTGCATGAAGCACTCGCTTAA
- a CDS encoding NAD(P)-dependent oxidoreductase, translating to MATVSLLGATGRTGRPLLDRLLEKGHEVRVLVRSEQHGLPDHPHLTILKGDATDADDLERVIEGTTAVFSCLGTDQKQILSVAVPHLIIKMKEQQIERIVFVGTAGILDASEEPGKYRFQSSESRRRSTIAAEDHLKAYLTLKDADVDYTIICPTQLVEEDAIEDVLIESNRFTHETGPIPRINVARFAYEVYDEGLFHRERVGIASRG from the coding sequence ATGGCAACAGTAAGCTTACTTGGAGCAACAGGACGTACAGGACGCCCTTTACTAGATCGTTTATTGGAGAAAGGACATGAAGTCCGGGTCCTCGTTCGATCGGAACAACATGGACTGCCTGACCATCCCCACTTGACGATTCTCAAAGGAGATGCGACTGATGCAGACGATCTCGAACGGGTCATCGAGGGGACGACTGCCGTCTTCAGCTGTTTAGGAACCGATCAAAAACAAATTCTTTCCGTTGCAGTTCCCCACCTCATCATTAAGATGAAGGAACAACAGATCGAACGGATTGTTTTCGTAGGAACGGCCGGCATCCTTGATGCTTCAGAAGAACCGGGAAAATATCGTTTCCAGTCCAGTGAATCCCGCCGCCGCTCGACCATCGCGGCTGAAGATCATCTCAAAGCCTACTTGACGTTAAAAGACGCGGATGTCGACTATACCATTATTTGTCCGACACAACTCGTCGAAGAAGACGCGATTGAGGACGTCTTGATTGAATCCAATCGATTCACCCACGAAACCGGTCCAATCCCACGGATCAATGTCGCCCGCTTCGCTTACGAAGTTTACGATGAAGGGCTGTTCCATCGCGAACGGGTTGGAATTGCTTCACGCGGCTAA
- a CDS encoding LysE family translocator — translation MVMNGFLIGFAIAAPVGPIGLLCIQRTLQFGRRFGFVSGLGAATADLIYGLIALSGLSLIQLFVTHTVPLQFVGSLFLCYFGVKTLKQTHAVPLSRPTTSLAVAYGSTLLLTLMNPMTILAFLAILARFQDTAVSPLSLLIGIFLGSASWWLFLSQLMHLLKKQLSPALSRSIQYLSAFLLLGFGGYGLYELLI, via the coding sequence ATGGTAATGAACGGTTTTCTGATCGGCTTCGCCATCGCAGCTCCAGTTGGACCAATCGGGTTACTCTGTATCCAACGGACGCTTCAATTCGGTAGACGTTTCGGATTCGTTTCCGGTTTAGGCGCTGCCACAGCGGATTTAATTTATGGACTGATTGCCTTATCCGGCTTATCACTGATTCAGCTGTTTGTGACACATACCGTTCCGCTTCAATTCGTCGGCAGTCTGTTTCTCTGTTATTTCGGTGTGAAAACACTTAAGCAGACACATGCGGTTCCGTTATCCAGGCCAACTACCTCATTAGCAGTAGCATATGGATCGACCTTACTGCTCACGTTGATGAATCCGATGACGATTCTTGCATTTTTAGCCATTCTTGCCCGTTTTCAGGATACAGCAGTATCGCCACTCAGCTTACTGATTGGAATTTTTCTCGGTTCAGCCAGTTGGTGGTTATTTTTAAGCCAGTTGATGCATCTTCTAAAAAAACAACTTTCTCCTGCTCTCTCCCGTTCCATTCAATACTTGTCGGCTTTCTTGTTGCTGGGTTTTGGTGGATACGGATTATATGAACTTCTGATATGA
- a CDS encoding BCCT family transporter: MENKRKSKITNVFIVSVIFCVLFTIWGILPESLIGAANLGNVTGIAQNFISNGFGWLYLLGMSAFLLIAIFLIFSRFGSIRLGKDSDRPEYGLISWFAMLFSAGMGIGLVFWGVSEPLTHFHTPPVATDDPTEAARLAMRYSFFHWGLHPWALYAIVGLAIAYSTFRKGRPATIGDTVASLMKPKYEAAGKGTVEVLAIVATAFGVATSLGLGAQQISGGLHFLVDGIPNSFMTQLIIILVVSVLYMMSAASGLDKGIVRLSNANIVLAILLMVGVLFLGPFSFIMDLFVQTTGAYLQNLPTMSFRASAFNPDERGWINAWTIFYWAWWISWSPFVGTFIARVSKGRTIREFVLGIVLIPTIFGLLWFSVFGGSAIWNELFNSVDLISTVNDKGVETGMFALFETFGGLGTFLSIIAVFLITTFFITSADSATYVLGMLSSGGSLLPSLRIKLTWGIIQSSIAAVLLYAGGLSALQAAAVLAAFPFIFVVGMMVIALFMDLSNEPDAAKSEEDLKKEA; encoded by the coding sequence ATGGAAAATAAACGAAAAAGTAAGATCACGAATGTCTTTATTGTCTCCGTCATTTTCTGTGTGCTCTTTACCATATGGGGAATCTTGCCTGAGTCACTGATTGGTGCTGCAAATCTCGGAAATGTCACAGGCATTGCTCAAAACTTTATCTCAAACGGTTTTGGTTGGCTCTACCTTCTCGGGATGAGTGCCTTTTTGTTAATTGCCATCTTTCTCATTTTTTCCCGTTTCGGTTCAATCCGACTCGGTAAGGACTCCGATCGTCCGGAGTACGGACTCATTTCCTGGTTCGCGATGCTGTTTAGCGCCGGCATGGGAATTGGTCTTGTGTTTTGGGGTGTTTCGGAACCACTAACTCACTTCCATACGCCGCCGGTTGCAACCGACGACCCGACAGAAGCAGCGCGCCTCGCGATGCGTTATTCATTTTTCCACTGGGGTCTTCATCCATGGGCTCTTTATGCCATTGTTGGTCTTGCCATCGCCTACTCGACGTTCCGCAAAGGACGTCCTGCAACGATTGGTGATACCGTTGCTTCCCTGATGAAACCGAAGTACGAAGCGGCCGGTAAAGGAACGGTTGAAGTACTTGCCATTGTAGCTACGGCATTTGGTGTTGCCACGTCACTCGGTCTCGGAGCCCAACAAATTTCAGGTGGACTTCACTTCCTTGTCGACGGCATCCCGAACTCCTTCATGACCCAATTAATCATCATTTTAGTCGTATCCGTCCTCTATATGATGAGTGCCGCTTCCGGTCTTGATAAAGGAATCGTCCGCTTGAGCAACGCCAACATTGTCTTGGCGATTCTCTTGATGGTTGGGGTTCTGTTCCTCGGACCGTTCAGCTTCATCATGGATCTATTTGTTCAAACGACAGGTGCTTACTTGCAAAACCTACCGACCATGAGCTTCCGGGCATCTGCCTTTAATCCGGATGAACGCGGCTGGATCAACGCCTGGACGATCTTCTACTGGGCATGGTGGATTTCTTGGTCACCATTCGTCGGAACGTTTATCGCCCGTGTCTCAAAAGGACGGACGATTCGTGAATTTGTTCTTGGAATCGTTTTGATTCCGACGATTTTCGGATTGCTGTGGTTCTCTGTTTTCGGTGGATCGGCGATTTGGAATGAACTGTTCAACAGCGTCGATCTCATTTCAACGGTCAACGATAAAGGGGTCGAAACCGGTATGTTCGCCTTGTTCGAAACATTCGGTGGTCTCGGAACGTTCCTCAGCATCATTGCTGTCTTCTTGATCACGACGTTCTTCATCACGTCTGCCGATTCGGCGACATACGTCCTCGGAATGTTGTCTTCCGGCGGTAGTCTGTTGCCGAGTCTCCGCATCAAATTGACATGGGGAATCATCCAGTCGTCAATCGCAGCTGTTCTCTTGTACGCAGGCGGACTCAGCGCCTTGCAGGCCGCAGCTGTCCTTGCCGCCTTCCCGTTCATCTTCGTTGTCGGGATGATGGTCATTGCCCTGTTCATGGATCTGTCCAATGAACCGGATGCTGCGAAATCAGAAGAAGATTTGAAAAAAGAAGCGTAA
- a CDS encoding 2-hydroxymuconate tautomerase, protein MPYVTVKMLAGRTVEQKRALIEKVTAAVSESVDAPKENVTVFIEEMEKTDYGQAGVMFADK, encoded by the coding sequence ATGCCTTACGTTACAGTCAAGATGTTAGCCGGACGTACCGTTGAACAAAAACGTGCTTTGATCGAAAAAGTCACAGCAGCCGTGTCCGAATCTGTTGATGCTCCAAAAGAAAACGTCACTGTCTTCATCGAAGAGATGGAGAAAACCGATTATGGTCAAGCTGGCGTCATGTTCGCGGATAAATAA